A stretch of the Halomonas sp. CH40 genome encodes the following:
- a CDS encoding cell division protein FtsQ/DivIB, protein MKRRSSWLGLALLVLLLVAGGRALWLWLDRPIERVSIRGDWDYVNADYLRTQLAPLVNNTTWLSADLGKLRDDALDIGWLYEVRLSREWPDTLVFELVEQRPVARWNDRYLLNEQGVPFVFAPMAAPDGLPDLSGPEGSSQEVLSYYQNLLPEFASLALSLNQLRLEPRGAWRLQFDNDMWVMLGRQQHEIRLARLMSSWQRELKRFKGDIRYIDLRYPNGVAVSWHGDEDYERLAQ, encoded by the coding sequence ATGAAGCGGCGTAGCAGTTGGCTAGGCCTGGCTTTATTGGTGTTGCTGCTGGTTGCGGGCGGGCGAGCGCTATGGTTATGGCTTGATCGGCCGATTGAGCGCGTCTCCATTCGCGGAGACTGGGATTATGTCAACGCTGACTACCTGCGCACCCAGCTGGCTCCTTTGGTGAATAACACGACCTGGCTGTCTGCGGACCTTGGCAAATTGCGCGATGATGCACTGGATATTGGTTGGCTGTATGAAGTCCGACTATCCAGAGAGTGGCCTGATACCCTGGTGTTTGAACTGGTCGAACAGCGTCCCGTGGCCCGTTGGAATGACCGCTATTTGCTCAATGAACAGGGTGTTCCCTTCGTTTTTGCGCCAATGGCGGCACCAGATGGGCTACCTGATCTGAGTGGCCCGGAAGGCAGTAGTCAGGAGGTGCTGAGTTATTACCAGAACCTTCTGCCGGAATTTGCCTCGCTGGCGCTTTCGCTGAATCAGTTAAGGCTGGAGCCGCGTGGCGCCTGGCGTCTGCAGTTTGATAATGATATGTGGGTGATGTTGGGGCGTCAGCAGCATGAGATCCGCCTTGCCCGGCTGATGTCGTCGTGGCAACGCGAATTAAAACGCTTTAAGGGAGATATCCGTTATATTGACCTGCGTTACCCCAATGGCGTGGCTGTCTCCTGGCATGGCGATGAAGATTACGAGAGATTGGCGCAGTAA
- a CDS encoding Nudix family hydrolase, with amino-acid sequence MSVMVKRRVHVAAAAIISADQQQVLIARRPSNVDQGGLWEFPGGKLAPYETGLEGLKRELHEELGVEIRNAQPLIRVHHEYPDKHILLDVWQVHEFSGEPFGREGQAVRWVPMNELANYPFPAANLPILRAVMLPTEYLITAEEDDEARFDARLERALREDNIRLVQLRAKQLERSAYVARAQRALALCKRHGARLLLNGEPDLLQEVDADGIHLTSARLMNLERRPIAENQWLSASTHDQAQLSQAAVLGCDFVTLSPLRTTPSHPEVPPMGWHDFQQLVERAGMPVFALGGMTRFDAHHARAVGAQGIASIRDFWK; translated from the coding sequence ATGAGTGTAATGGTAAAAAGACGGGTGCATGTCGCTGCGGCAGCAATTATCAGCGCTGACCAACAACAGGTGCTGATTGCGCGTCGGCCCTCCAATGTGGATCAAGGGGGGCTCTGGGAGTTTCCCGGTGGCAAGCTCGCACCCTACGAGACAGGTCTGGAAGGGCTCAAGCGTGAATTGCACGAAGAGCTGGGGGTGGAAATCAGAAACGCCCAGCCATTGATTCGTGTTCATCACGAATACCCCGACAAGCATATCCTGCTGGATGTCTGGCAGGTTCATGAGTTTTCCGGTGAACCCTTTGGCCGCGAAGGTCAGGCAGTGCGCTGGGTGCCGATGAACGAATTGGCAAACTACCCCTTTCCGGCCGCGAATCTACCGATCCTGCGCGCCGTCATGCTGCCCACCGAGTATCTGATTACCGCTGAGGAAGACGACGAGGCGCGCTTTGATGCCCGCTTGGAACGTGCCCTGCGCGAAGATAACATTCGCCTCGTGCAGCTGCGTGCCAAACAGCTGGAAAGGTCGGCCTATGTGGCACGTGCCCAGCGCGCTTTGGCGCTGTGCAAGCGTCATGGGGCGCGCCTTCTGTTGAACGGTGAGCCTGACCTGCTGCAGGAAGTGGATGCAGACGGCATTCATCTGACCAGCGCGCGCTTGATGAACCTTGAACGTCGCCCGATTGCAGAAAACCAGTGGCTATCTGCTTCGACCCATGATCAGGCGCAGCTTAGCCAGGCCGCTGTACTGGGCTGTGATTTCGTTACCCTGTCACCACTGCGCACCACGCCGTCACATCCGGAAGTGCCGCCCATGGGCTGGCATGATTTCCAGCAGCTGGTGGAGCGCGCCGGTATGCCGGTATTTGCCCTGGGGGGCATGACGCGCTTTGATGCGCATCACGCCCGTGCGGTAGGTGCCCAGGGCATTGCGTCTATTCGCGATTTCTGGAAGTAG
- the ftsA gene encoding cell division protein FtsA, whose product MAGTPNATDMVVGLDIGTSKVVAIVGQPTDDGSIEIVGIGAHPSRGMKRGVVINIESTVQSIQRAVEEAELMAGCEIHSVYVGVAGSHISSMNSDGVVAIKEREVTSSDIDRVIDSARARAISEGQRVLHVLPQEFAIDNQGGIREPLGMSGVRLEAQVHLVTAALNAVQNIEKCVRRCGLEVDAIILEQLASSMAVLTEDERELGVCMVDIGGGTTDMAIFTEGAIRHTAVIPIAGDQVTNDIAMALRTPTQHAEEIKVKYACALTQLASCDEMIKVPSVGDRPARDLSRQSLAEVVEPRYEELFTLVRDELRRSGYEDMVAAGIVLTGGTSRMEGVSELAEEIFHMPVRIASPQNVKGLSDVVRNPIYATGVGLLHYALQEARHGQRHGGASGGIPTARRHSSSRHELTIDVSPLAKIKGWFKGNF is encoded by the coding sequence ATGGCAGGTACACCTAACGCAACAGATATGGTGGTCGGGCTGGACATTGGTACGTCCAAGGTGGTGGCTATTGTTGGCCAGCCTACCGATGACGGCAGTATCGAAATTGTAGGTATTGGGGCCCATCCATCACGCGGTATGAAACGCGGTGTGGTGATTAACATCGAATCCACGGTGCAATCCATTCAGCGCGCAGTGGAAGAAGCCGAGTTAATGGCCGGCTGTGAGATTCATTCTGTTTATGTTGGGGTTGCGGGAAGCCATATAAGCTCAATGAATTCAGATGGTGTGGTCGCCATCAAGGAGCGCGAAGTTACCTCTTCCGATATTGATCGGGTGATTGACTCAGCGCGTGCCCGGGCCATATCGGAAGGTCAGCGGGTGCTGCATGTTCTGCCACAGGAATTTGCCATTGATAACCAAGGCGGCATTCGTGAACCACTGGGTATGTCCGGTGTCAGGTTAGAGGCGCAGGTTCATCTGGTGACAGCCGCCCTCAATGCGGTTCAGAATATCGAGAAATGCGTGCGACGCTGCGGTCTTGAAGTGGATGCCATCATCCTTGAGCAGCTTGCCTCAAGCATGGCAGTGTTGACAGAAGATGAACGCGAGCTGGGTGTGTGTATGGTGGATATCGGTGGCGGTACCACTGATATGGCCATTTTTACTGAAGGCGCCATCCGCCACACGGCGGTCATACCCATTGCCGGGGATCAGGTGACCAACGATATTGCCATGGCGTTGCGTACACCGACCCAGCATGCAGAAGAAATCAAGGTCAAGTATGCCTGTGCACTCACGCAGCTGGCGTCCTGCGATGAAATGATCAAGGTGCCGAGTGTGGGCGACCGGCCAGCGCGTGATCTGTCACGTCAATCCTTGGCTGAAGTTGTCGAGCCGCGTTACGAAGAGTTGTTTACGCTGGTACGTGATGAGCTGCGTCGCAGTGGTTATGAAGATATGGTAGCCGCAGGAATTGTGCTGACAGGTGGCACTTCACGGATGGAAGGGGTAAGCGAACTTGCCGAAGAAATTTTTCATATGCCGGTGAGAATTGCTTCCCCACAAAATGTTAAAGGTTTATCTGACGTAGTGCGTAACCCGATTTATGCAACAGGAGTCGGTTTATTGCACTATGCTTTGCAAGAGGCGCGTCATGGCCAACGCCATGGCGGCGCAAGCGGTGGCATACCGACAGCACGGCGCCATAGTAGCTCGCGGCACGAACTGACAATCGATGTATCACCGCTGGCAAAAATCAAGGGCTGGTTCAAAGGAAATTTCTGA
- the ftsZ gene encoding cell division protein FtsZ yields the protein MFELVDSAPSSSAVIKVVGVGGGGGNAVNHMVESSIEGVEFICANTDAQALKRVSAKTVLQLGSEITKGLGAGANPDVGRQAAMEDRDRIAELLDGADMVFITAGMGGGTGTGGAPVVAQVAKELGILTVAVVTRPFPFEGPKRMRAAEEGMKELSEHVDSLITIPNEKLLSVLGKNATLLTAFSAANDVLLGAVQGIAELITSPGIINVDFADVRTVMSEMGMAMMGTGGATGENRAREAAEKAIRSPLLEDIDLHGARGILVNITAGPDLSIGEFNDVGATVQEFASQEATIVVGTSIDMEMTDELRVTVVAAGLDNNKAKAPPAREAVRRTAADAADYRKLQQPTVMRQQQAARAEAPEQRPRAEKRRAPEADDYLDIPAFLRRQAD from the coding sequence ATGTTCGAATTGGTAGATAGCGCACCCTCGAGCAGTGCGGTCATAAAAGTTGTTGGTGTTGGCGGCGGCGGCGGCAATGCAGTTAACCACATGGTGGAAAGCAGCATTGAAGGCGTGGAATTTATTTGTGCCAACACGGATGCCCAAGCGTTGAAACGCGTCTCCGCTAAAACAGTCCTGCAGTTGGGCAGTGAGATCACCAAGGGGCTGGGCGCTGGCGCCAATCCTGATGTAGGTCGTCAGGCAGCCATGGAAGACCGTGACCGCATCGCTGAACTGCTTGATGGGGCCGATATGGTCTTTATTACCGCCGGGATGGGTGGTGGAACCGGTACGGGCGGAGCGCCTGTGGTGGCTCAGGTAGCCAAGGAACTGGGAATTCTTACCGTTGCTGTGGTTACTCGTCCATTCCCGTTTGAAGGCCCCAAACGAATGCGCGCTGCAGAAGAGGGCATGAAAGAGCTCTCCGAACACGTTGATTCACTGATCACTATTCCCAATGAAAAGCTGCTGTCGGTGCTTGGCAAGAATGCCACCTTGCTGACGGCCTTCAGTGCTGCCAACGATGTTCTGCTAGGCGCCGTTCAAGGGATTGCCGAACTGATTACCAGCCCGGGTATCATCAACGTCGACTTTGCAGACGTACGCACCGTCATGTCTGAAATGGGCATGGCAATGATGGGCACCGGCGGGGCAACCGGCGAAAACCGTGCCAGGGAAGCCGCTGAGAAAGCTATCCGCAGCCCGCTGCTGGAAGATATCGACCTGCACGGTGCCCGCGGTATCCTAGTTAATATTACCGCAGGCCCTGACCTTTCCATCGGTGAATTCAATGATGTGGGCGCGACTGTTCAGGAGTTTGCTTCTCAGGAAGCTACTATTGTTGTGGGTACCTCGATTGATATGGAAATGACCGACGAGTTGCGGGTGACAGTCGTTGCTGCCGGTCTGGATAACAATAAGGCCAAGGCGCCGCCCGCGCGGGAAGCCGTTCGGCGCACGGCTGCAGATGCGGCAGATTACCGCAAGCTTCAGCAGCCGACTGTGATGCGTCAACAGCAGGCAGCGCGGGCTGAAGCGCCAGAGCAAAGGCCTCGTGCTGAAAAGCGCCGTGCGCCTGAGGCTGATGACTATCTGGATATTCCCGCTTTCCTGCGCCGCCAGGCCGATTAA
- the secA gene encoding preprotein translocase subunit SecA, with translation MINNLLRKVVGSKNDREVKRMHKSVQHINAFEAELEGLDDAQLQEKTPQLRQRLNDGEPLDSLLPTAFAVVREASKRVMGMRHFDVQMVGGMTLHRGRIAEMKTGEGKTLVATLAVYLNALPAKGVHVVTVNDYLARRDAEWMRPLYEFLGLSVGVIFAGQTSTEKRHAYQCDITYGTNNEFGFDYLRDNMAFSLDDKVQRGLHYAIVDEVDSILIDEARTPLIISGAVDENTDLYGVVNRLAQHLEAGEEMEDEESTVTGDFLLDEKQKQVELTEQGHNKVEELMRSEGLLGEDESLYAAQNLNLLQHMHSALRARHLYHRDVDYIVNEGQVVIVDEHTGRSMPGRRWSEGLHQAVEAKEGVTVQRESQTLASTTFQNYFRLYEKLAGMTGTADTEAFEFRQIYGLDVIVIPTNRPLVRKDLNDLVFLSAEEKFEAIIKDVKAETEAGRPVLVGTASIETSEYLAGLMREAKLDFNVLNAKQHQSEAEIISQAGRPGAITIATNMAGRGTDIMLGGNWEAEAARLENPSEAEIEALKAEWQKRHDAVLDAGGLHVVGSERHESRRIDNQLRGRAGRQGDPGSTRFFLSLEDSLMRLFGSDRVKRLMQALGLERGEAIEHKMVSNAVERAQKKVEGRNFDIRKQLLEYDDVANDQRRVIYEQRNEILAADEVAEAVAGIREEVMDEAVSQFVPPQSLAEQWDLPGLEVHLKTEFNLDAPVVAWAKEDQRFSEEKLRERLQTMHQEAYAAKVEAAGESLIRRFEKQVMLQVLDTRWKEHLQSMDHLRRGIHLRGYAQKNPKQEYKRESFELFQNLLTNIKADVTRILSHVQVRQPEEVDALEQQRREALAREQASAASRHDEPTEAQAPEAEGNEAPVPPGADGRPVRREGPKVGRNDPCPCGSGKKYKQCCGKLD, from the coding sequence ATGATTAATAATTTATTGCGCAAGGTGGTCGGTTCGAAAAACGACCGTGAAGTTAAACGAATGCATAAAAGCGTTCAGCATATCAATGCCTTCGAAGCCGAGCTTGAAGGGTTGGATGATGCGCAACTGCAGGAAAAAACGCCCCAGCTACGCCAGCGCCTGAATGACGGCGAACCGCTGGACAGCTTACTGCCAACCGCATTTGCCGTAGTCCGCGAAGCCAGTAAGCGCGTCATGGGGATGCGTCATTTTGATGTGCAGATGGTGGGCGGCATGACGCTGCACCGTGGGCGCATCGCGGAAATGAAGACCGGCGAAGGTAAAACCCTGGTGGCGACCCTGGCAGTGTACCTCAATGCCTTGCCTGCCAAGGGCGTACACGTCGTGACTGTGAACGATTACCTGGCCCGCCGTGATGCCGAGTGGATGCGGCCCTTGTATGAATTTCTGGGGCTTTCTGTCGGGGTGATCTTTGCTGGCCAGACCAGCACCGAAAAACGCCACGCCTATCAGTGCGATATTACCTATGGCACCAACAACGAATTTGGCTTTGACTACCTGCGCGACAATATGGCCTTCTCGCTGGATGACAAGGTTCAGCGCGGTCTGCATTACGCGATTGTCGATGAAGTTGACTCCATCCTGATTGACGAAGCGCGCACACCGCTGATCATTTCAGGTGCTGTGGATGAAAACACCGACCTGTATGGCGTCGTCAACCGCCTTGCCCAGCATTTGGAAGCCGGTGAGGAAATGGAGGATGAAGAGTCAACGGTAACGGGTGACTTCCTGCTGGATGAAAAACAGAAACAGGTCGAGTTGACTGAGCAGGGTCATAACAAGGTTGAGGAGCTGATGCGCTCGGAAGGGCTGCTCGGTGAAGACGAATCCCTGTATGCGGCCCAGAACCTTAATCTGTTGCAGCATATGCATTCTGCGCTGCGGGCCAGGCATCTTTACCACCGCGATGTTGATTATATCGTCAACGAAGGGCAGGTGGTTATCGTTGATGAGCACACGGGTCGCTCCATGCCCGGGCGCCGTTGGTCTGAAGGCTTACACCAGGCCGTTGAGGCGAAGGAAGGCGTCACTGTCCAGCGTGAAAGCCAGACGTTGGCGTCAACCACCTTCCAGAATTATTTCCGCCTGTATGAGAAACTGGCTGGTATGACGGGTACGGCCGATACCGAAGCCTTTGAGTTCCGCCAGATTTACGGTCTGGACGTGATCGTGATCCCGACCAACCGTCCGCTGGTACGTAAAGATCTTAACGATCTGGTGTTCTTGAGCGCTGAAGAAAAGTTTGAAGCCATCATCAAGGACGTCAAGGCAGAAACCGAAGCCGGCCGTCCTGTGCTGGTGGGTACCGCTTCGATTGAAACTTCGGAATACCTCGCAGGCCTGATGCGTGAAGCAAAGCTCGACTTCAACGTGCTTAACGCCAAACAGCACCAGAGTGAAGCCGAGATTATCTCCCAGGCGGGCCGCCCGGGGGCAATTACAATTGCCACCAATATGGCCGGACGCGGCACCGACATCATGCTGGGCGGTAACTGGGAAGCCGAAGCCGCCAGGCTTGAAAACCCTTCTGAGGCTGAGATAGAAGCGCTTAAAGCTGAGTGGCAGAAGCGCCACGATGCCGTGCTGGATGCCGGTGGCTTGCACGTTGTCGGTTCTGAGCGTCACGAATCGCGGCGTATCGATAATCAGCTGCGCGGCCGTGCAGGCCGTCAGGGTGATCCGGGGTCAACGCGCTTTTTCCTGTCGCTGGAAGACAGTCTGATGCGATTGTTCGGCTCTGATCGGGTCAAGCGCCTGATGCAGGCATTGGGTCTTGAGCGCGGCGAGGCCATTGAGCATAAAATGGTTTCCAACGCCGTCGAACGGGCGCAGAAAAAGGTCGAAGGGCGCAACTTTGATATTCGTAAGCAGCTGCTTGAGTATGACGATGTAGCCAATGACCAGCGTCGCGTTATCTACGAGCAGCGCAACGAGATTCTCGCTGCTGACGAAGTGGCCGAGGCGGTCGCCGGCATTCGTGAAGAGGTGATGGACGAAGCGGTCAGCCAGTTCGTGCCACCTCAGAGTCTGGCGGAACAGTGGGATCTGCCTGGCCTTGAGGTCCACCTCAAGACCGAATTCAATCTTGACGCGCCCGTCGTGGCGTGGGCCAAGGAAGATCAGCGCTTCAGTGAAGAAAAGCTCCGCGAGCGTCTGCAGACCATGCATCAGGAAGCCTACGCTGCCAAGGTGGAAGCCGCAGGTGAAAGCCTGATCCGGCGCTTTGAAAAGCAGGTCATGCTGCAAGTGCTGGATACCCGCTGGAAAGAACACCTGCAGTCCATGGATCATCTGCGTCGCGGTATTCACCTGCGCGGCTATGCGCAAAAGAACCCCAAGCAGGAATACAAGCGTGAATCCTTCGAACTGTTCCAAAACCTGCTGACTAATATCAAGGCGGATGTCACCCGTATCCTGAGCCATGTGCAGGTGCGCCAGCCAGAAGAAGTCGATGCGCTAGAGCAGCAGCGGCGTGAGGCGCTGGCCCGTGAACAGGCCTCAGCCGCCAGCCGTCACGATGAGCCCACAGAGGCTCAGGCGCCAGAGGCCGAAGGAAATGAAGCGCCTGTGCCACCAGGTGCTGATGGCCGTCCGGTGCGCCGTGAAGGCCCCAAGGTCGGGCGTAATGACCCTTGCCCATGTGGGTCCGGAAAAAAATACAAGCAGTGCTGCGGAAAACTCGATTAG
- the argJ gene encoding bifunctional glutamate N-acetyltransferase/amino-acid acetyltransferase ArgJ, with protein sequence MAVGNVPFPAMPRIEGVSLGSAMAGIKKADRRDLVVIELPETATMAGVFTLNAFCAAPVHVAKSHLGQCLEKHQAPRYWLINTGNANAGTGEQGMEDTKRCCAALADAAGVPMESVLPFSTGVIGEHLPMDKLLDGIPAAFAARHDQADAWEQAGEGILTTDTRPKGASIVVDIGDQQVTINGIAKGSGMIRPNMATMLGFVVTDARIEQPLLAQLLRETTDRSFNCITIDSDTSTNDACMLAATGQGAVVASQDEIAIFRNGLQRVMTELAQAIVRDGEGATKFVTLQVEGACSRQEALDVAFTVAHSPLVKTALYASDANWGRILAAVGRAPVEALDVNRVVIELDEVRLVEQGGRAASYTEAAGSAVMAREEITIRIDLDRGEESATVWTTDLSHDYVSINADYRS encoded by the coding sequence ATGGCAGTAGGAAACGTGCCTTTTCCGGCCATGCCCCGGATTGAAGGGGTAAGCCTGGGTAGTGCCATGGCAGGCATTAAAAAAGCCGATCGTCGCGATCTGGTGGTGATCGAATTGCCAGAAACCGCGACGATGGCAGGGGTGTTTACGCTTAACGCCTTCTGTGCGGCACCGGTGCATGTGGCCAAATCACACCTTGGCCAGTGCCTTGAAAAGCATCAGGCACCGCGTTACTGGCTGATCAATACCGGTAATGCCAATGCCGGGACGGGTGAGCAGGGGATGGAGGATACCAAACGCTGCTGTGCTGCCCTGGCTGACGCCGCCGGGGTGCCGATGGAAAGCGTCCTGCCTTTTTCGACGGGAGTGATCGGTGAACACTTGCCAATGGACAAGCTGCTTGACGGTATTCCTGCGGCTTTTGCGGCGCGCCATGATCAGGCGGATGCCTGGGAGCAGGCCGGTGAAGGTATCCTGACCACGGATACGCGCCCCAAAGGTGCCAGTATCGTGGTGGATATCGGCGATCAGCAAGTGACCATCAACGGTATTGCCAAAGGCTCCGGGATGATTCGCCCCAATATGGCCACCATGCTGGGGTTTGTGGTGACCGATGCGCGCATTGAACAGCCGCTTCTGGCGCAGTTGCTGCGCGAGACCACCGACCGCTCGTTCAATTGCATTACCATCGATAGCGATACCTCAACCAATGACGCCTGCATGCTGGCGGCGACCGGGCAGGGTGCCGTAGTGGCAAGCCAGGATGAGATTGCCATTTTCCGCAATGGCCTGCAGCGGGTCATGACCGAGCTTGCCCAGGCGATCGTACGTGATGGCGAAGGCGCAACCAAGTTTGTCACCTTGCAGGTGGAAGGTGCCTGTTCACGTCAGGAAGCACTGGATGTCGCTTTCACGGTGGCTCACTCGCCGCTGGTCAAAACGGCCCTGTATGCCTCTGATGCCAACTGGGGGCGGATTCTGGCCGCGGTTGGCCGGGCGCCGGTGGAGGCATTGGATGTGAACCGTGTCGTCATTGAGCTGGATGAGGTCAGACTGGTGGAGCAGGGTGGCCGTGCGGCAAGCTACACCGAAGCGGCAGGGAGTGCGGTGATGGCCCGCGAGGAAATCACGATAAGGATTGATCTTGATCGCGGAGAAGAGAGCGCCACTGTCTGGACGACAGACCTCTCGCATGATTATGTATCGATTAACGCCGATTATCGCAGCTAG
- a CDS encoding D-alanine--D-alanine ligase: protein MQKASASAADAQGNSVVVVYGGTSAERDVSLKSGQAVLAALLRQGIDAVGYDPCEAGLTGLERLAPEQVFIALHGRGGEDGCLQGALELLGIRYTGSGVLASALGMDKQRTKQVWQALGLPTPESVILSGSSDWQSVVEQLGLPLIVKPVHEGSTLGITIVNSRDELVSAYHEAARFDAQVMAERFVVGDEYTVALLGEQVLPAIRVEVPGGFYDYEAKYLSNTTQYHLPCGLSGEDEQALAELCQQAFAAIGGSGWGRVDVMRDADGQFWLLEVNTVPGMTDHSLVPQAAAHAGIGFDQLVVEILATAGWQGDHEAA, encoded by the coding sequence ATGCAAAAAGCCAGTGCGTCAGCAGCAGATGCACAGGGAAACAGTGTTGTTGTTGTCTATGGTGGCACATCAGCAGAGCGGGATGTCTCGCTGAAAAGCGGCCAGGCGGTTCTTGCGGCACTGCTGCGTCAGGGAATTGACGCTGTGGGCTATGACCCTTGTGAAGCTGGGCTGACAGGCCTTGAACGACTGGCTCCTGAGCAGGTATTTATCGCCCTGCATGGGCGCGGTGGAGAAGATGGCTGCCTGCAGGGAGCGCTTGAGCTGCTGGGTATCCGTTATACCGGCAGCGGCGTCCTGGCGTCTGCACTCGGAATGGACAAGCAGCGCACCAAGCAGGTCTGGCAGGCCCTGGGGTTACCCACCCCGGAGAGCGTTATTCTCAGTGGATCAAGTGACTGGCAGAGTGTCGTTGAACAGCTAGGGTTGCCGCTGATCGTCAAGCCTGTACATGAAGGTTCTACCTTGGGGATTACCATCGTAAATTCCCGCGACGAGCTGGTATCTGCCTACCATGAAGCGGCACGTTTTGATGCCCAGGTTATGGCTGAGCGGTTTGTGGTCGGTGATGAATACACGGTGGCGCTGTTAGGTGAACAGGTACTGCCAGCCATTCGCGTTGAGGTGCCTGGGGGCTTCTATGATTACGAGGCCAAGTACCTCTCCAATACCACCCAGTACCATCTGCCCTGTGGCCTTTCAGGCGAAGACGAACAAGCCTTGGCTGAGCTTTGCCAACAGGCGTTTGCCGCTATTGGCGGCAGCGGTTGGGGGCGTGTTGACGTGATGCGCGATGCCGATGGCCAGTTCTGGCTGCTGGAAGTCAACACCGTCCCCGGCATGACCGATCATAGCCTGGTTCCTCAGGCAGCTGCCCATGCAGGTATCGGGTTTGATCAGCTGGTGGTGGAAATTCTCGCCACGGCTGGTTGGCAGGGTGATCATGAAGCGGCGTAG
- a CDS encoding DciA family protein — MSIKVKRSRAQPIGKLLEQRSGASLLIRQSRLIDQAQRHLRAHLPEEMRAHVFVGGFRQGKLTIISSQASWVTWLRFEQQRLLTLLHQLPGFEGVTALTFKVRPVHPAKVPERNTRKLSINAADTLAACAEETSDPALKGALSRLASHARKR; from the coding sequence ATGAGTATAAAGGTTAAGCGTTCGCGAGCACAGCCCATCGGGAAACTCCTCGAACAGCGCAGCGGTGCCAGCCTGCTGATTCGTCAGTCTCGCCTGATTGATCAGGCGCAGCGCCACTTAAGGGCTCATCTGCCAGAAGAGATGCGCGCTCACGTTTTCGTGGGCGGATTTCGCCAGGGAAAATTGACCATCATCAGCAGCCAGGCCAGTTGGGTAACCTGGTTGCGCTTTGAACAACAGCGTCTGTTAACGCTTCTACACCAGCTACCAGGGTTTGAAGGCGTCACCGCCTTGACCTTCAAGGTAAGGCCGGTTCATCCCGCCAAGGTACCGGAACGCAATACCCGCAAGCTTTCAATAAATGCCGCCGACACCTTGGCAGCCTGCGCAGAGGAAACCAGCGACCCTGCGTTGAAAGGTGCCTTGAGCAGGCTGGCATCGCATGCCAGAAAACGCTAG
- the lpxC gene encoding UDP-3-O-acyl-N-acetylglucosamine deacetylase has product MIKQRTLQNVIRATGVGLHSGKKVNMALRPAPVDTGIIFVRTDLDPVVEVPARADLVEDTMLCTALSFKGVKVATVEHLMSALAGLGIDNAYIDVSAPEVPIMDGSASPFVFLIQSAGIMEQPAAKKFMRIKRPVSVVEGDKEAHFLPHQGFKVSFSIDFDHPVFDQQNQTTRIDFSTTSFVKEVSRARTFGFMRDIEFLRSNNLALGGSLENAIVVDDYRIVNEGGLRYDDEFVKHKVLDAIGDLYQLGYSLIGEFRGVKSGHALNNQLCRELLAQPDAYEIITFEEASSVAPISYSAPAMA; this is encoded by the coding sequence ATGATCAAACAACGCACCCTGCAAAACGTTATTCGTGCCACTGGAGTCGGCCTGCACTCCGGTAAAAAAGTCAACATGGCGTTGCGTCCTGCCCCCGTCGATACGGGAATTATCTTTGTCAGAACGGATCTTGATCCTGTTGTTGAAGTCCCGGCACGTGCTGATCTTGTGGAAGACACCATGCTGTGTACGGCGCTTTCCTTCAAAGGCGTCAAGGTAGCGACCGTTGAGCACCTGATGTCTGCCCTGGCAGGGCTGGGTATCGATAATGCCTATATTGATGTCAGTGCGCCCGAAGTGCCGATCATGGATGGCAGTGCCAGCCCCTTTGTATTTCTTATTCAGTCTGCAGGCATCATGGAGCAGCCAGCTGCCAAGAAATTCATGCGCATCAAGCGCCCGGTATCTGTGGTTGAAGGTGACAAGGAAGCCCACTTCCTGCCTCACCAGGGCTTTAAGGTGTCGTTTTCCATCGATTTTGATCATCCCGTCTTTGATCAGCAGAATCAGACAACACGGATTGATTTCTCTACCACGTCTTTTGTAAAAGAGGTGTCCCGAGCGCGTACTTTCGGCTTCATGCGTGATATTGAATTCCTGCGTTCCAACAATCTGGCGCTGGGTGGAAGTCTTGAAAACGCCATTGTTGTTGATGACTACCGCATCGTCAACGAGGGCGGTCTGCGCTATGACGATGAGTTCGTCAAACACAAGGTGCTGGATGCCATCGGCGATCTTTACCAGTTGGGCTATAGCCTGATTGGTGAGTTTCGTGGGGTTAAATCGGGCCATGCGCTGAATAATCAGCTATGTCGCGAATTGCTGGCTCAGCCCGATGCCTACGAAATCATCACTTTTGAAGAAGCATCGTCAGTGGCGCCAATTTCCTATTCGGCCCCAGCGATGGCGTAG